The Streptomyces sp. RKAG293 genome includes a region encoding these proteins:
- a CDS encoding response regulator transcription factor — MVQRSPNRIPVEVHASDPLSLDGAVSQLRRHSEVELVEEGTSRPGTVAVLLAEGLDEPTLSRLRRLTRADGTRAVLVTSLIREAELLQVIEYGVGAIVWRREATGHRLLQAVLAASRGEGDLPSDLLGRLMAQVGSLQRGATSVSGATASGLAPREVDVLRLVSEGMDTGEIAAKLSYSERTVKNVMHGLTTRLHLRNRAHAVAYALREGYI; from the coding sequence ATGGTTCAAAGAAGCCCGAACAGAATCCCGGTCGAGGTCCACGCGTCCGACCCGCTGTCCCTCGACGGAGCGGTCAGCCAGCTTCGCCGGCACTCCGAAGTGGAGCTGGTGGAGGAAGGGACCAGCCGTCCGGGTACGGTCGCGGTCCTGCTCGCCGAGGGGCTGGACGAACCCACGCTGTCGCGGCTGAGAAGGCTGACCCGCGCGGACGGCACCCGGGCCGTTCTCGTCACGAGCCTCATCCGCGAGGCGGAGCTGCTCCAGGTGATCGAGTACGGGGTCGGCGCGATCGTCTGGCGGCGCGAGGCCACCGGCCACCGCCTGCTCCAAGCGGTCCTCGCGGCCTCCCGGGGCGAGGGGGATCTGCCGTCGGACCTGCTGGGGCGGCTGATGGCCCAGGTCGGCTCGTTGCAGCGCGGCGCGACCAGCGTGTCGGGGGCGACGGCGTCCGGTCTGGCGCCCCGCGAGGTCGATGTGCTCCGACTGGTGTCGGAGGGGATGGACACCGGGGAGATCGCCGCAAAGCTCTCGTACTCCGAACGTACGGTCAAGAACGTCATGCACGGGCTGACGACCCGTCTGCATCTGCGCAACCGCGCCCATGCCGTGGCCTATGCCCTGCGCGAGGGCTACATCTGA
- a CDS encoding DUF4255 domain-containing protein, with protein MIHEVDDILRGLLIRGSFAGSDVEVTFDAPTRDWSARRNAPTVNAYLYDIREDTKRRQRGRMALRDERGIVLKEQQPPRWFRLSYLVTAWTKRPQDEHRMLSAVLHTLLPKEILPPEDLTGTLAGLGLSVPLTVAGLHTEARSLADIWSALGGELKPSLDVVITAPFLASPDYRVGPPVTEGLGVRVEGADGVPDDSPTRHHSAESVSAAKEDFVRKHGTTGTPQERLT; from the coding sequence GTGATCCACGAGGTGGACGACATCCTGCGAGGGCTGCTCATCCGCGGTTCCTTCGCGGGGTCCGACGTCGAGGTCACCTTCGACGCCCCGACGCGCGACTGGTCGGCGCGGCGCAACGCCCCGACCGTCAACGCGTATCTCTACGACATCCGTGAGGACACCAAGCGGCGCCAGCGCGGCAGGATGGCGCTCCGCGACGAGCGGGGGATCGTCCTCAAGGAGCAGCAGCCGCCGCGCTGGTTCCGGCTCTCGTACCTCGTCACGGCCTGGACCAAGCGCCCGCAGGACGAACACCGGATGCTCTCCGCGGTCCTGCACACGTTGCTGCCCAAGGAGATCCTGCCGCCGGAGGACCTGACCGGCACCCTCGCCGGACTCGGCCTCTCCGTCCCGCTGACCGTCGCGGGGCTGCACACCGAGGCGCGCTCGCTCGCGGACATCTGGTCCGCGCTCGGCGGCGAACTCAAACCCTCGCTCGACGTGGTGATCACCGCACCCTTCCTGGCGTCCCCCGACTACCGGGTCGGTCCGCCGGTCACGGAGGGGCTCGGCGTTCGGGTGGAGGGGGCGGACGGCGTGCCCGACGACAGCCCCACCCGCCACCACAGTGCGGAAAGCGTCAGCGCCGCCAAGGAGGACTTCGTGCGGAAGCACGGCACGACGGGAACGCCTCAGGAGCGGCTGACGTGA